The uncultured Campylobacter sp. DNA segment AACAGTATAAGCACCGTGCCGATGCACGCGCCGATAAAGGTAAAAACGATGCCGATAAACACTTCGCGAAAATTTATCATCCCTTTTCGGGCAAAATTTAGCGCCGCGGTGAAGCTACCGAAAGTACCTTGAAGCTTGTTCGTAGCTAGCGCCACGTGAGGCGGCACGCCCATCGCCATGATGGTCGGCAGCGCGATCAGTCCGCCTCCGCCCGCGATCGCATCTACAAAAGCCGCCGCAAAAGCCGCCGCGAAAAATATCAAATACGCCGTAACGCCGAAGTCAAAGTCCATTTTCGTCCCTTTAAATAGCAAAATCATACTACGAAAAATTTAAAAATTTATAAAATTCGGCCTTTTGTTTTACTGCGGTTAAAATTTAACGAAACGGCGGGTAAATTTTACCGAGCGGGGTTAAATTTAACGGTTTAGGTTGCGGCGCATTTTGTAAATTTTGCGTGCGCGCTCGGCGATTTTTGGAGTTTTAGATAAATTTTGCAAATTTGAGTTCTATTTAACGGCGGCAAATTTGATATAGTTTTTAAAATTTAGTTTGCAAAACCGCGCGGACAAAATTTGGATATTTTAAAAAAATTGATTGAGATTTTGCTTTTTCGAGATGCGGGTTAGAAAATATACAAGACGCTAGACTTAAAGTCGCATTAAATTTGACCGAGTAAGAAAAAGAAGTTCGCCGACCGCCGAGTGCGGCAAATCGACGAAAGCGAGTTTATTTTATAACGCCGCAAACCATTCTAGCGCCGCCGCCGCCAAGAGGTTTTGGATGGTCGCTGTGGTTATCGCCGCCGACGTGGATCATTAGCGAGTGGCCTTTTAGCTCATCTAAGCTCTTGATTTTCGGAGCTAGGACCGGATAAACCGCGTTACCCTCGGCATCCACAAAAAGCGCAGGCAAATCGCCCTTGTGACCGTTGTCGTCCCATGCAAACGAGTGTTTTTTGGTGTCGCTTGGATCCCAGTGACCGCCCGCTTTCATGCCTAGACCCTTTTCATTTGCGCCGCAGTCAGCGTTTTGATGCACGTGAAATCCGTGCGCGCCGCCCTCAAGGCCTTTAAGATTCGGAAATAGCGCCACGCCGTAGTTAGTTTCAACAGCTACTACCTCGCCAACGACAGTGTTGCCCTTTTCGCTTAGTTGCTCCATAGTGACGACTAGGTGCTTGCCAGCCTTTGGATCAAAGGCTTTTTCCTCGTGCGCAAGAGCGCTAGTAGCAAGCATACAGCCTAGAGCCGCGCTAGCTAAAACGATTTTTTTCATTTTTTCTCCTTAAAATGTAATTGCAAGGTAACTATAGCCTAAATTTGATTAATTTGGGCTTTAAATTTAAGCGATTTTAGGATACCCCCAAAGTTAAAATTTGCCGCCGGTTTAGGGCTTGATTTACCGCCGTAAAAGCCTAAATTTAGCGCGACGATACAAAAACTTGCTGCCCGCACCAGGTCTTACGCAAGCAAATTTAGCGATTTTGTCTGCGATAGTCGCTAAACACTAATAAAACAAATAGCCAAAAATCAAAAGCGCGAAATTTATTTTATCCGGTCTAAAATTTGCGCCAGCTCGCCGCTTTGACCGATGCGGTAGAGCGCAAAGTCGTATTTGATCGGATCGGCGGGGTCAAATTCGCAAAGCTTGTCCGTTAGCTCGCGCACGGCTTTAAAATCATAGCTTTTGCGAGAGATTAGGCCCAAATTTAGCGAAACTCGGTGCGTATGCACGTCAAGAGGTATGAGGAGCTTGCTTTTTGGCAGGCTTTTAAAAAGTCCAAGGTCGATGTCGCTATCTCGCACCATCCAGCGCAGGAACATATTGTAGCGTTTATACGGGCTTTGCGGTGCTTTTTCGTACGGCTTGCCGAAAAAAAACTCATACCCCTCCGAGCGGTAAGGATTTAGCGAGTAGATAAATTTGATGAGTTCATTTACGCCCTCTATCATCGAGCCGCTTTTTTCAAAACCCGATCTCACCGCGCTTTCGATATCGCCGTGCTTTTTTAGGCGCGAAAAGGTAATAAAAATCTGCCGCACGTCCTCGCAGCTTTGAAAGCGGTATTTATGCCGCGTCAAATTTGAGGTGATTTCGTCCTCGCTTTTATCCAGTAGCGAAAAATCAAGCGAATTTAGAAAATTTACGATGAGTTTTGCGTTGCCGTAGGCAAAAAGAGCGCAGATGAGCGAGGTCTCGGGCGTTTTAAATTTGCTAGCGACTTGTAGCGGATCGGCGGCCGCAAACAAGTCCGCATGGGTGTTTTTAGAGATTACGTTTTGATCTAGGAGGGTTTTTAAGTCCATTTTTAGCCTTTTTGGCCGAGATTTTAAACCAAAAAGGCTAAAAGAAATTTAAATTTACTGTTTTAGCGTGAGCAAGGTATCAAGCATCTTTTCCACGGTCGTGATGATTTTGGCCGCCGCGCCGTAGCTGCTTTGAAAGCGTATGAGATTTGTTAGCTCCTCGTTTAAATTTACGCCGCTAACGGACTGATACTCGGACATCGCAACCTTGTGTATAGCGGTATTTGCGTCATTTAAATCGTTATTTGCCTGAGTCTGGCTGGCTAGATCGGTGGTGATATAGCGGTAGTAGCCCTCGACGCTCTCTTCTTTATCCGCATGCTTATCGGAGTAAAATATGATTTTTTTATACTGCATCTGCACCATATCGTTTGCGACTTCGTTGTTGCCCGGAGTCGGATTTGAGTAGGCTTTTAGCTTGTGCGGATTTTCGGTTAGCTCGCTTTTTACGCTCATATTTTTCGCGTTTCCGCCCTCAAAGACCCTATTTATCCCGATAATACCCGGGAAATTCGTGCCCCGGTCTACAAAAGCGACGCTATACTCGCCGGCATTTCTTTTAGGGGTTACGCCAAACGTGCCTTTGCCCGTCGCCGCGTCGTATTGGTAGTTTGCCTGAAAATAATCATCCACATCGTTTAGCGAGTTATTGTCGCCGTTGTCGTCGGTGTCGGAGTTAAAGTCCCGCACGATAGAGTTGCCGCGCGTGTTGTCGTTCATAGACGTGGTTGCGTTTACGTTTATCGTCTTGCGTGCGACCTCTTGGCCTTGGTTATTATAAACTACGACGTCAAAGCTACCGTGTTTGATGTCGTTATTAAAATTCATCAGCGTCCTAGAGTTGCTTAATCCGTCTAGTTCGTCCGTTACGGCGTTTTCTACGGCTGATTTGGCGTAGATGTTATTTGTCTCGTTGATGATGCCTTTAGCAAACGTATTTAGGTTGTCGATGTATTTTTGTATTGTTCCGTCTTGAAATTCTCCGTTATCATCCACTCTGCGTCCGCGTAGATCTAGCGCGGCACCTAATTTACCGCCTGAAATTCGTCCGTTTAGATCGACCTTTTTACCGTCGTCCCTCTCGAAAAATACGCCTTTAAAATCGCTCTTATCGCTTATCCTATCGACTGTTAGCGGATGATACGTCGTGCCGTCTACGATGTTAAATCCGGATATATTTATCTGATGCTTCGTACCCATATCGGTTACAGTCGGATCGACATTACTGCTTTGTAATTGCCCTTTAAATACGCTGATACCTACAAGCTTTGACATCGCAAGCTCGAGCTGATCGCGTTTATCTCGCAGGTCGTTTGCTCTAGTAGTGCCGACTGATTCGACCCGGACGATCTCTTTATTTATCTGCGCGATTTGCTTGGCGTATTTGTTGATCTCGTTTACGGAAACTTCTACCTGCGAGTCCACGTCTTTTTGTATCTTTGTTAGCATATCGTGGGCTTTATTTATGCTATTTGATAGCATTGCTGCCGAATTTAGCAAATTTACTTTCTGCGAGCCTTCGGTCGGGTTTGAGGCAAGGTTATTCCAAGCGTTGAAATAATTTTGCAAATCTCTGCCTATACCCACGCTTTGCAGATCTGGAAAGCGCTGCGAAATCTCTTCTAAAATTTGCTTTTTATATTCGCTTGATTCTAAATTTATATTTGAAGTACGAAGTCTAGCGAAAGTAAACTCGTCATGCACGCGCACGACAGTATCGACTTTAGTACCCGTGCCGATATCTCCGGGCATATCGTGAAAAGGCTCTCTAGCAGACTGCACGACGCGCTGCCTCGTATAGTGCTCGCTATCGGCGTTTGTGATGTTGTGTCCAGTCGTGGTGATTTGCGTTTGCGCGGCATCTAGGCCGCTCATTCCGATATGTAAAGACGAAAAAATATTAGCCATTTTTAAACCCTCGTTTTAAATAAACTTTCAGGCGTCAAGCCCTCTTTGTCGTAGTTGCCCGGCTCACTTTTAAACATATTTTTTAGCAAGCTATCGAAAAATTCTTTCACTCCGACGACGTATTTTGCGTATTCTTTATTTTTTGAGTAGAGCTCTTCAAGCTTTGAACGCATAAGCGCGAGAGATGATTTTACCTCATCATCTAGGATCGAGCTTAAATTTGCCCCGCCGTTTTCCCTCGAGACCCTTAAAAGCTCTTTATCTAGTAGCGATTTTATAGATTCGAATTTTTTAACCAGCTCGTTTTTGCGTCTAACGCTATCATCGACCCTGCTGTGGTCGGCTAGTTTTATCTTTTCTATATCTTCCGTAGTTTGGGCGATGAGTTCGTCTAGCACTCCCATCGCCTCGTCCAAATATCTTTTAAGCATTTTTGTCCTTTCTTTTTACGCAAGGACAAAAAATTTTATAAAAGCGTATCGGCAACGGCTTTTGCAGTCTTAGACATATCTAGTTTATATGTTCCGTTTGCGATCTGCTCGGCTATCTTTGCAACCTTGCTTTCTTCTTTGCCTTGTGTTTTTTCCATATTTTCGCTCTTTTTTACGTCGTTTGAGCGAGTGATTTGTTGCGGGCTCATGCCCAGTTTAGCTCCTAAAGTTCCTATCATTTTCAAGCCTTTTTAGATTTGTTAAAAACTAAATCGGCAAATTTTGAAATCTCTTAAGCCCTTTCTTTCAAATAATTGAATAAAAGTTCGCTAAAGCCTAAATTTCCGCTCAGAGC contains these protein-coding regions:
- the flgN gene encoding flagellar export chaperone FlgN, encoding MLKRYLDEAMGVLDELIAQTTEDIEKIKLADHSRVDDSVRRKNELVKKFESIKSLLDKELLRVSRENGGANLSSILDDEVKSSLALMRSKLEELYSKNKEYAKYVVGVKEFFDSLLKNMFKSEPGNYDKEGLTPESLFKTRV
- a CDS encoding superoxide dismutase family protein — translated: MKKIVLASAALGCMLATSALAHEEKAFDPKAGKHLVVTMEQLSEKGNTVVGEVVAVETNYGVALFPNLKGLEGGAHGFHVHQNADCGANEKGLGMKAGGHWDPSDTKKHSFAWDDNGHKGDLPALFVDAEGNAVYPVLAPKIKSLDELKGHSLMIHVGGDNHSDHPKPLGGGGARMVCGVIK
- the flgK gene encoding flagellar hook-associated protein FlgK, whose amino-acid sequence is MANIFSSLHIGMSGLDAAQTQITTTGHNITNADSEHYTRQRVVQSAREPFHDMPGDIGTGTKVDTVVRVHDEFTFARLRTSNINLESSEYKKQILEEISQRFPDLQSVGIGRDLQNYFNAWNNLASNPTEGSQKVNLLNSAAMLSNSINKAHDMLTKIQKDVDSQVEVSVNEINKYAKQIAQINKEIVRVESVGTTRANDLRDKRDQLELAMSKLVGISVFKGQLQSSNVDPTVTDMGTKHQINISGFNIVDGTTYHPLTVDRISDKSDFKGVFFERDDGKKVDLNGRISGGKLGAALDLRGRRVDDNGEFQDGTIQKYIDNLNTFAKGIINETNNIYAKSAVENAVTDELDGLSNSRTLMNFNNDIKHGSFDVVVYNNQGQEVARKTINVNATTSMNDNTRGNSIVRDFNSDTDDNGDNNSLNDVDDYFQANYQYDAATGKGTFGVTPKRNAGEYSVAFVDRGTNFPGIIGINRVFEGGNAKNMSVKSELTENPHKLKAYSNPTPGNNEVANDMVQMQYKKIIFYSDKHADKEESVEGYYRYITTDLASQTQANNDLNDANTAIHKVAMSEYQSVSGVNLNEELTNLIRFQSSYGAAAKIITTVEKMLDTLLTLKQ
- a CDS encoding flagellar biosynthesis anti-sigma factor FlgM, coding for MIGTLGAKLGMSPQQITRSNDVKKSENMEKTQGKEESKVAKIAEQIANGTYKLDMSKTAKAVADTLL
- a CDS encoding TIGR02757 family protein, translated to MDLKTLLDQNVISKNTHADLFAAADPLQVASKFKTPETSLICALFAYGNAKLIVNFLNSLDFSLLDKSEDEITSNLTRHKYRFQSCEDVRQIFITFSRLKKHGDIESAVRSGFEKSGSMIEGVNELIKFIYSLNPYRSEGYEFFFGKPYEKAPQSPYKRYNMFLRWMVRDSDIDLGLFKSLPKSKLLIPLDVHTHRVSLNLGLISRKSYDFKAVRELTDKLCEFDPADPIKYDFALYRIGQSGELAQILDRIK